The following nucleotide sequence is from Aspergillus nidulans FGSC A4 chromosome I.
GATTGGAGTAGAACAGCCCAGCAAGGTAGAGCTGACCAACCTATTTACCCCACCAAAACACCAACACCCCACCATTTTTCCGAGCCCCTTCTCTCCCAGCACAACCTCTCTCTATtcatctttcttcccttccttcaaATACCCAAACCAGTTCCAACAAAGAGCTACCAAGATGTCCGTCCCTACCTTCACTGCCGCCCTTACGGCCTCCCAGAACAAGGAGAAGTACTCCGCCAAGGTGCAGGAGCTCGCCGCTGCCATCAACGCCGATGCCCTTAGCTCCGCCATCGAGGCTATCCTGTCCGGTGGCGACGATGCTACTGTCTCGGACGCCGAGCAGAGCAAAGCCCTGACTGCGGGCTTTGAGTACGCGAcggagctggtcaaggagTTGAAGAGCTCTCCCGGGAATGATGATAAGCTGAAGGTACTTACTGCCCCATGTTTGGTTGGGTGGGTTGCTAGGTGGATGAGAACAGGCTAACATTATGGCTTCGTTGTAGTTGTATGCATTCTTCAAGCGCTCGAAGAACGAGGAGCCTGCTGCGCCGGGTGCTTTCTCATTTGAAGTTCGTCTTTACCCGCCGTTCTGCTTCCCAATATGATAGTGAGCTATGGATAAGTGGTAGACTAACAACGAATAGGCCAAGTACAAGTACAACGCGTggaaggagatcaaggaTATCAGCCAGCAGCGGGCCCAGGCTCTGTACATCCAGAAGGTCAACGCTCTCCTCGAGTCGATCGGAACCAACTAACGGCGTGAATGCCATGATACCGCATAAGGGTTAGGGAGACTGGAGGATAAAGACTGCATTGGATAAGATTTATGTCATCTATCTTTATGACATTACCAGTACGGTAGTTGACCGTGATGATGGAATGAAGCTATGCTGTTCTGTGCGTCGTGTTATACGTTTATATATCTACTATCCAAGTTTGCCCAAGCCAGTCGGGCTCGATATGAGACATGGTCGCACACCACGGCTCGTCCTGTGTGCTGTATGGGGTCAACGGTAAATCATACGGCATGCGAAATCCGATCAGAGCCGCCGGCGCTGCATTGCCCACCTTCGACGAAGGGTCTGGTTTATCTTTCTTGAAACACGGCACCATAGCCACCGACCTCGACTGCTGTTGGTGCTTTCTCTGTCCCTGCGGCTCTGTAGTCAATAACTCCGGCCACACTAGCACCCCGATCTCCCAACTGCAGACGCGCACTTCGCCAGCCGCGTTAGCGGCCGCTCCCCACGCTTGCGTTGAGAGGTTCGCAGAGGTGACGAGCGCCCAATCAATACTTCGCATATGCTGGTCTGCGAATCGTATGTAGGTTTTTATATGTGGAGCTGCGCGACGACGGCCGGCGTCCTGTAGACGCTTGGGGGCCTGCCCCGATACGTCGCCCGCCCAATGACACAGATATGGCCGTAAATACTGGAGCTGCTTTTTCTGCGCGGCGCTTTGCAGTTTCATGTGGATGGACCCGCCATAGCCGTAGCCCTTGAGCGAGCGCCGGATTTCCTCGGCTGTTGGGAAGATTACTGAATATCGCGGCCGGGTCTTcgttgaagaactggatgCGGCGAGAGCGTTGAAGAACACGTCTTTTAACCATTTGTCCGTCTGGCCTAAGGTTGCGATGGAGGATATCTAGTTGACAGCATTAGCATTTAGACTGTGATTGATTAACGAAGCCGAGATCGTACCTGGGTAACAATATGTGGGACTGTAGCTGTACCATCAGCGCCTACATTTTCACGTAAGGGGACATTACGCAGAGCTTCTTTTAAAGCCGGCCATCCCCATTTAGTTTTACTATTGCCATCAATGCTCGAGGCGTCGACCTTCTGTTTAGAAGGAACACTCGCGATCAGAGCAGCCCTCACAGCACTAAAATCGTACTTTCCAAGCTGCTCAACTAATGGGCCTGTCTTCTTCACGCCATACGCCTTCAAGTACGCAAGTAGGTCACGCTTAAACCGCGCCCCTGTGCCCCATGCAGTAGAATTTTTGTCTTCATGACCGTCCGTGAGCGGAAGTAGAGGCGAACGCCAGATTGCCTGACACATATCCCCCCAGTCGCCGGCAAGCATATTCGCGGTGTGAATCACAACCCTACTTGGTCAGCCTTGAGCACTCCCACATACTGGCCAAAAAACATACTGAGCGAAATCATCATGTCTCAGCAgaatcatcatcttcgagtGATGCGTCCCAAACGGTTCAGGCATGTACGCCACAATGGGCTCAACATTCGGATATCGCTGGCATGCTTTCTGAGACAGAACGACCATTAGCTTACTGCCCCCATCCACACTTAGCCCGCCTCCATTGAGGACGAGAACAAGGTGACACTCACCTCAATTCGCACCCTATTCTCGGAGTCCTTCTTCCATGACCCATGCACAACCTTCACTCTCACGAGATTCCTaacatcctcatcaaacTGGTCCATGAGGAAATCCACATCGAAACAGTAATTGAATTGCCAGCATTCGCGGATGAGCGGGTCACCCAGGATATCCCGCAGTTTGACGGTGTCGTCATTGTTCCTTAGCGAGTCGCTGAAGTCGCTGATATGGTTTAGTTGGATAGGAGAGGGTATAATTTGGGAAGCGTTGGCCTTGTTAATGTCTTGATCTGAGTGCTGGTGCGGGGAAATGACCGAGGTGGTACTGACGCTGGGACGCTCAGAACGCGCCGGCGGGGGTGTTATAGAGCGGCGGAGGGAGGCGATGTCAGACAGTGATGAGTTTTTGAGGttttctggctctgaatGAGATGATATCTTAGGGCGTTTGGCCGGACGATCTACTGGATGGTTGTCCATGATGGCGTAATtggagaagggaaaaagTGCAGTCTATGCGGAGAGCGATAAGATAACAGCCAAGGCTGGAAGCCGCTACCACGTACCCTAACCCGTCTCCATGCAAGTAAACATGCATGGGTATTGGTGAGTTTATTCACAGA
It contains:
- a CDS encoding uncharacterized protein (transcript_id=CADANIAT00007129), with the translated sequence MSVPTFTAALTASQNKEKYSAKVQELAAAINADALSSAIEAILSGGDDATVSDAEQSKALTAGFEYATELVKELKSSPGNDDKLKLYAFFKRSKNEEPAAPGAFSFEAKYKYNAWKEIKDISQQRAQALYIQKVNALLESIGTN
- a CDS encoding tyrosyl-DNA phosphodiesterase 1 (transcript_id=CADANIAT00007130); amino-acid sequence: MDNHPVDRPAKRPKISSHSEPENLKNSSLSDIASLRRSITPPPARSERPSVSTTSVISPHQHSDQDINKANASQIIPSPIQLNHISDFSDSLRNNDDTVKLRDILGDPLIRECWQFNYCFDVDFLMDQFDEDVRNLVRVKVVHGSWKKDSENRVRIEKACQRYPNVEPIVAYMPEPFGTHHSKMMILLRHDDFAQVVIHTANMLAGDWGDMCQAIWRSPLLPLTDGHEDKNSTAWGTGARFKRDLLAYLKAYGVKKTGPLVEQLGKYDFSAVRAALIASVPSKQKVDASSIDGNSKTKWGWPALKEALRNVPLRENVGADGTATVPHIVTQISSIATLGQTDKWLKDVFFNALAASSSSTKTRPRYSVIFPTAEEIRRSLKGYGYGGSIHMKLQSAAQKKQLQYLRPYLCHWAGDVSGQAPKRLQDAGRRRAAPHIKTYIRFADQHMRSIDWALVTSANLSTQAWGAAANAAGEVRVCSWEIGVLVWPELLTTEPQGQRKHQQQSRSVAMVPCFKKDKPDPSSKVGNAAPAALIGFRMPYDLPLTPYSTQDEPWCATMSHIEPDWLGQTWINSIASFHHHGQLPYW